The Saxibacter everestensis genome has a window encoding:
- a CDS encoding GNAT family N-acetyltransferase, which produces MPDLLEELWPPYGLKISCGPLTLSPVQDGDFLALDRLVQSGVHDPNRMPFFVPWTDGEAEDVRLRLLQYHWSQRAAMKPESWALETAVRFDGVIVGCQAIKTKDYRVTRTGETGSWLGLEHHGKGIGTLMRQVICAFMFDHMDAAEVTSAAFTDNPASLAVSRKVGYRDNGTDRVERRDDELAINQRLVLTPDSFVRPEYELTVQGLAPFRKLLGLDRTTSAGPNVRG; this is translated from the coding sequence ATGCCTGATCTGCTTGAAGAGCTGTGGCCGCCCTATGGACTGAAGATCAGTTGCGGCCCGCTCACTCTGTCCCCGGTCCAGGACGGTGACTTTCTCGCTCTCGACCGGCTGGTGCAGTCCGGCGTGCACGATCCGAACCGGATGCCGTTCTTCGTTCCCTGGACTGACGGCGAGGCGGAAGACGTCCGTCTCCGGCTGCTGCAGTACCACTGGTCGCAGCGCGCGGCGATGAAGCCAGAGTCGTGGGCGCTTGAAACCGCTGTCCGGTTCGACGGCGTGATCGTGGGCTGTCAGGCAATCAAGACGAAAGACTACCGAGTCACCCGCACCGGTGAGACCGGCTCGTGGCTTGGCTTGGAACATCACGGCAAGGGCATTGGAACGCTGATGCGTCAGGTGATATGCGCCTTCATGTTCGACCATATGGACGCTGCCGAGGTCACGTCGGCGGCGTTCACCGACAACCCGGCCTCCCTCGCGGTGTCGCGCAAAGTTGGCTATCGCGACAACGGGACCGATCGAGTCGAGCGCAGGGACGACGAGCTGGCGATCAATCAGCGCCTGGTTCTGACGCCCGACTCTTTTGTCCGGCCGGAATACGAACTCACTGTGCAGGGACTGGCTCCGTTTCGGAAACTACTCGGCCTGGACCGCACTACTTCAGCCGGTCCTAACGTACGGGGCTAA
- a CDS encoding pyridoxamine 5'-phosphate oxidase family protein, translating into MRTEKLLSATERTNHRRLREQGSLDPEDLHSILRAGFICHLGVVVRGSVMVVPTVYGATATTLYIHGSVASRSLVEAPDASACVTVTHVDGLVLARSVFEHGVNYRSAMIYGVPRLVEETEEKLEGLRILTEQSAPGQWEHARQPNRKELAATSLLALSLDEASVKLRFGPPDDGDSPDAEAGIWAGVLPLTTAWGAPQNAPELDPALTAPRHIAERNGKPLGSRG; encoded by the coding sequence ATGCGCACCGAGAAACTGCTGTCTGCCACGGAACGCACAAATCACCGTCGACTCCGGGAACAGGGAAGCCTCGACCCTGAGGATCTGCACTCGATTTTGCGTGCCGGGTTCATCTGTCACCTCGGCGTCGTCGTCCGCGGCAGCGTCATGGTGGTTCCCACGGTGTACGGGGCGACCGCAACCACTCTCTATATCCATGGTTCGGTGGCAAGCCGCAGTCTCGTGGAGGCTCCCGATGCCTCGGCGTGTGTCACGGTGACACATGTCGACGGGCTCGTGCTTGCACGTTCCGTCTTCGAGCATGGGGTCAATTACCGCAGCGCAATGATCTACGGCGTTCCACGCCTGGTCGAAGAAACGGAAGAGAAGCTCGAGGGCTTGCGCATTCTTACCGAGCAGAGTGCACCCGGCCAATGGGAGCATGCCAGGCAGCCCAACCGGAAGGAGCTGGCAGCCACCTCCCTGCTCGCGCTTTCCCTCGATGAGGCCTCGGTCAAGCTGCGGTTCGGCCCGCCGGATGACGGCGACAGCCCGGACGCCGAGGCCGGGATCTGGGCCGGGGTTCTCCCGCTGACGACCGCTTGGGGAGCACCACAGAACGCGCCCGAGCTCGACCCTGCGCTCACCGCGCCGCGTCATATTGCCGAGCGAAACGGAAAGCCGCTCGGATCGCGCGGCTAA
- a CDS encoding PucR family transcriptional regulator yields MDSSAAFDQDFAPGAKALLPDDMSVAGLLATEALSGSEILAGKSGAGREVSRFNVMEVPDIERWVRPNELLLTAGYAIRKNPKRLTSLIAALHEKDAAAIGIKLGRYIEEVPQESLDMADTLGFPIIAIPADVSFDDVLTKGSIDLANRHVRVMNYAEKLQRRLVDIVLAGGELQAVSNAIAHAMNTGVMMTTPDGRQITIAGTEEQIAAIRDSSALDGTGRLRTDALEGALGVHPLPVVRPAAHGTSRSTTEVKRQTRRDAGTVSAARDSSGAMSASAESGSAESAGATSAGAESAGAASACVDSVAVAPVLAGHVDHGRVAAFAFDRTLGQEDLYALDRASSVCALVITRDRAVAAVEEKYRADYVRDLLLGRAGPGPQAVTHARSFGWDLDRELTVVVIEPDPVDQVDEQTTVRRPLVERQAQAFAGALRHRDEGAAVAALTTETVIIMGAAHREQTTQKVVDLVGVVRGDGGGGRRPFSVGISRSCESTESIPMAYSQARTALRVGRQISGGAAVTHFDELGVYRLLSLVEDEAELESFARETLRELAEDTPEATDLRRTLELLLATNINVAETARTLHFHYNTLRYRISKLERMLGPFTSQPTLRLDLSLALKILSMRGINR; encoded by the coding sequence GGTTGCCGGCCTGCTGGCGACCGAAGCTCTGAGCGGTAGCGAGATTCTTGCCGGCAAGTCCGGAGCCGGTCGCGAAGTCTCCCGGTTCAACGTGATGGAAGTGCCCGACATCGAGCGGTGGGTCCGACCCAACGAATTGTTGCTCACCGCCGGATACGCCATTCGAAAGAACCCCAAGCGCCTGACTTCCCTGATAGCCGCGCTGCACGAAAAGGACGCTGCGGCAATCGGGATCAAGCTCGGCCGCTACATCGAGGAAGTCCCCCAGGAATCGCTCGATATGGCCGATACACTCGGCTTCCCGATCATCGCGATCCCCGCCGACGTGTCCTTCGACGATGTGCTGACCAAAGGTTCCATCGACCTGGCAAACCGCCATGTCCGAGTGATGAATTACGCCGAGAAGCTGCAGCGGCGCCTCGTCGATATCGTGCTGGCCGGCGGCGAGTTGCAGGCGGTCAGCAATGCCATCGCCCACGCCATGAACACCGGCGTCATGATGACGACTCCCGATGGTCGGCAGATAACTATCGCGGGAACCGAGGAGCAGATCGCTGCGATCCGCGATTCCTCCGCTCTCGACGGCACCGGCCGGCTGCGAACCGATGCGCTGGAAGGCGCGCTCGGCGTCCACCCGCTGCCCGTGGTCCGCCCGGCTGCCCACGGAACGTCAAGGTCCACCACCGAGGTGAAGCGGCAAACCCGCAGGGACGCCGGGACGGTGTCTGCGGCCCGCGACTCGTCGGGCGCTATGTCGGCCAGTGCAGAATCGGGCAGTGCAGAATCGGCCGGTGCAACGTCGGCCGGCGCAGAATCCGCCGGTGCAGCGTCGGCCTGTGTCGACTCGGTCGCCGTGGCGCCGGTGCTGGCCGGTCACGTCGATCATGGCCGAGTGGCGGCATTCGCTTTCGACCGCACGCTCGGCCAGGAGGACCTGTACGCGCTCGACCGGGCATCATCGGTTTGCGCGCTGGTGATTACCCGTGACCGGGCGGTGGCCGCCGTCGAGGAGAAGTACCGCGCCGATTACGTTCGCGATCTGCTGCTTGGCCGAGCCGGACCAGGCCCGCAGGCGGTAACGCACGCACGGAGTTTCGGTTGGGACCTGGACCGGGAGCTGACCGTCGTCGTTATCGAGCCGGACCCGGTGGATCAGGTCGATGAGCAGACCACTGTGCGTCGCCCCCTGGTGGAAAGACAAGCTCAGGCATTCGCCGGAGCGCTGCGCCACCGCGATGAAGGCGCAGCGGTTGCAGCGCTCACCACTGAAACCGTCATCATCATGGGTGCGGCCCACCGGGAGCAGACCACTCAGAAGGTCGTGGACCTGGTGGGAGTTGTGCGGGGCGATGGCGGCGGCGGGCGTCGGCCGTTCAGCGTGGGCATCAGCCGAAGCTGCGAATCAACCGAATCGATCCCGATGGCGTACTCGCAGGCCCGCACGGCGCTGAGGGTAGGCAGGCAGATCTCCGGCGGAGCGGCGGTCACGCACTTCGACGAGCTCGGCGTCTATCGGCTGCTGAGCCTGGTCGAGGATGAAGCGGAGCTGGAGTCGTTTGCTCGAGAGACCCTCCGGGAGCTTGCCGAGGACACTCCCGAGGCAACAGACCTGCGCCGCACTCTGGAACTGCTGCTGGCGACCAACATCAATGTCGCCGAAACCGCTCGTACCCTGCATTTCCACTACAACACGCTGCGCTATCGAATCAGCAAGCTGGAGCGGATGCTCGGACCGTTCACCAGCCAGCCGACGCTGCGTCTTGACTTGTCCCTGGCATTGAAGATCCTTTCGATGCGCGGCATTAATCGCTAG